The DNA sequence CGGGGCTAAACGTGGAGCCGTAACAGCTGCCACCAGCCACAAGCGACTCCTTAGTGCACTTCGTGGAGCATTCAAGCGCAGACGTAGCGGTGGTAGTGGAAGCGGGAGGACTGGGCCCGATGCGAGTGGCGGCGAGGTAGAAAGCCCCATAGCAGATTTCATGACTTAGACTTGTCAATTTGCTATTCCCAATTGTGACACTCAAATTGCTTTGTGCGCCTTGCGCTTCAATATAATAGAAGCAAGTGTTGGGATTGTAGTTAAAGTCTATTGCATAGCCGGAACTGGTCGAGCGAACGCGAAACGTCCGAGACACATTTGTGTTCGAGTACCGGCTTTTCTTGTCAAGCAGCCGGATTTTGTTCAGTCTTTTGCCATTCGTTCGCAAAAGTAATGTACACCTAACATCTCCTTGGATCGCGGCATTTGGATTCCGAAACATGACACCGTCTTCATTGACTGGTCTAAAAAACCCTCGGCATTCTCCCGCGGGAATCACCGTTATAGACTCAGCACTGGCGGCACCTGTGGCCCAGGCAAGAAAAACAAGCAAGCCGATTAGGTTCTTCATGATCTTTTCTCCAGTTTCAGAATAGAAAGATTAAGGGATAGCAATATATGTCAAGGTCCCCTTTCTTTGAACACATAGTCTTAAATCAGTAGCATCGGCTGTTCCTCAGCCCCGCAGGGAATAGTGACTATTAACCCTTAACATTGGATTCGCAACCCAGCTAGCCGCAATACACAACAACCTCGCGTAGCTGCCCTACCCTACGGTGCTCCCAAAGGTAGATTCCCTGCCATCTGCCGAGCACGAGCTTCCCATGCATAATAGGTATCGAGAGCGACACATCGGTCAGGATAGCTTTGATATGCGAGGGCATATCATCCGCCCCCTCTGCGGTATGTGTATAGAGTGCATCGTTCTCAGGTACTAGGCGATTAAGCCACCGTTCAAGATCTGCGCGCGCCGAGGGATCGGCGTTCTCCTGTATGGTAAGGCTTGCTGAGGTATGCCGCACAAAGACCGTACACAAACCTTCATTGCGATCCGATTCTGCTACTAGCTGTGAAACCTGATCCGTTATCTCGTAGAGCCCTTGGCCGCGGGTGCGAATGGAGAGAACCTTTGTCATAGACCCCATCTTCAACTCGTGTAACTAGTCAGCATATTCCAGAAATATTCGCATACGGTAATGACACTTAATAGCCCCTAAGGAGCCGATTTGCGGAGCAAATCGCTGGTGACGGATAGAAAGATCAATTTTCTTTCAGCAAGTAACAGATCTGCAGTAGCGACATTGTAATAGAGGCCCTAAGGGCCCTCAGGTCGCCGAAAGTTGTAGAAAAGTTGTTTCTAGTCGCCCAGATTTCCGTTTTTAGCCTACCAGAAGAACACTAGGGGACAAGCTAAGTAGTGGAGCAGAGTAACCCCGTACCATCGGCCATAGTACCATCGGCCATAGACCCTTGGCCTAGTAAGAGAGAACGGCCACTCTAAAATTCCGACTCTTCAGTTAAGGGTTATACTATCACCAATGGAGCTACCGAATCTCGGCGAGCCAGAACCCATTCTTACACAGCAGATCCAAGCCTCATTTATAGATACGCTCCTGAAAGATAAGCCTCAAGTAGTGAGGCAACGCACGCCAATCATGCAGGAGTCTGCAATTGAGCTAGAGAGGATTCAACATCCAGGATTTTCAGAGCTTAAGATTACGCATATCCC is a window from the Pseudomonadota bacterium genome containing:
- a CDS encoding secondary thiamine-phosphate synthase enzyme YjbQ; this translates as MTKVLSIRTRGQGLYEITDQVSQLVAESDRNEGLCTVFVRHTSASLTIQENADPSARADLERWLNRLVPENDALYTHTAEGADDMPSHIKAILTDVSLSIPIMHGKLVLGRWQGIYLWEHRRVGQLREVVVYCG